One genomic window of Canis aureus isolate CA01 chromosome 15, VMU_Caureus_v.1.0, whole genome shotgun sequence includes the following:
- the CASP3 gene encoding caspase-3 isoform X2, with protein sequence MENTENSVDAKSFKNAETKILHGSKSMDSGMSFDNSYKMDYPEMGLCIIINNKNFHKSTGMAPRSGTDVDAANLRETFTNLKYEVRNKNDLTCEEILELMNSVSKEDHSKRSSFVCVLLSHGDEGIIFGTNGPVDLRKVTGFFRGDYCRSLTGKPKLFIIQACRGTELDCGIETDSGIEDDMACQKIPVEADFLYAYSTAPGYYSWRNSKDGSWFIQSLCAMLKLYAHKLEFMHILTRVNRKVATEFESFSLDSAFHGKKQIPCIVSMLTKELYLYH encoded by the exons ATGGAGAACACTGAAAACTCAGTGGAtgcaaaatcctttaaaaatgcagaaac AAAGATCTTACATGGAAGTAAATCAATGGACTCGGGAATGTCCTTCGACAACAGTTATAAAATGGATTATCCAGAAATGGGTTTAtgtataataattaataataagaaCTTTCATAAAAGTACTG GAATGGCACCTCGGTCTGGTACAGATGTAGATGCAGCAAACCTCAGGGAAACATTCACAAACTTGAAATATgaagtcagaaataaaaatgatctcaCATGCGAAGAAATTTTGGAATTAATGAACAGTg TCTCTAAAGAAGATCATAGCAAAAGGAGCAGTTTTGTTTGCGTGCTTCTAAGCCATGGGGATGAAGGAATAATTTTTGGAACAAATGGACCTGTTGACCTGAGAAAAGTAACAGGTTTCTTCCGAGGAGATTACTGTAGAAGTCTGACTGGAAAACCCAAACTTTTCATTATTCAG GCCTGCCGAGGTACAGAACTAGACTGTGGTATTGAGACTGACAGTGGAATTGAGGATGACATGGCCTGTCAGAAAATACCAGTCGAAGCGGACTTCTTGTATGCTTACTCTACAGCCCCTG GTTACTATTCCTGGCGAAATTCAAAGGATGGATCCTGGTTCATCCAGTCACTTTGTGCGATGCTGAAACTATACGCTCACAAGCTTGAGTTTATGCACATTCTTACTCGGGTTAACCGAAAGGTCGCAACAGAATTTGAGTCCTTTTCTCTTGACTCTGCTTTTCATGGAAAGAAACAGATTCCATGTATTGTGTCTATGCTCACAAAAGAACTGTATCTTTATCACTGA
- the CASP3 gene encoding caspase-3 isoform X1, with the protein MGSTFTSGRPEKTWENNGTQVLEVSMENTENSVDAKSFKNAETKILHGSKSMDSGMSFDNSYKMDYPEMGLCIIINNKNFHKSTGMAPRSGTDVDAANLRETFTNLKYEVRNKNDLTCEEILELMNSVSKEDHSKRSSFVCVLLSHGDEGIIFGTNGPVDLRKVTGFFRGDYCRSLTGKPKLFIIQACRGTELDCGIETDSGIEDDMACQKIPVEADFLYAYSTAPGYYSWRNSKDGSWFIQSLCAMLKLYAHKLEFMHILTRVNRKVATEFESFSLDSAFHGKKQIPCIVSMLTKELYLYH; encoded by the exons ATGGGAAGTACCTTTACTTCTGGAAGGCCAGAGAAGACATGGGAGAACAACGGAACACAAGTA TTAGAAGTATCCATGGAGAACACTGAAAACTCAGTGGAtgcaaaatcctttaaaaatgcagaaac AAAGATCTTACATGGAAGTAAATCAATGGACTCGGGAATGTCCTTCGACAACAGTTATAAAATGGATTATCCAGAAATGGGTTTAtgtataataattaataataagaaCTTTCATAAAAGTACTG GAATGGCACCTCGGTCTGGTACAGATGTAGATGCAGCAAACCTCAGGGAAACATTCACAAACTTGAAATATgaagtcagaaataaaaatgatctcaCATGCGAAGAAATTTTGGAATTAATGAACAGTg TCTCTAAAGAAGATCATAGCAAAAGGAGCAGTTTTGTTTGCGTGCTTCTAAGCCATGGGGATGAAGGAATAATTTTTGGAACAAATGGACCTGTTGACCTGAGAAAAGTAACAGGTTTCTTCCGAGGAGATTACTGTAGAAGTCTGACTGGAAAACCCAAACTTTTCATTATTCAG GCCTGCCGAGGTACAGAACTAGACTGTGGTATTGAGACTGACAGTGGAATTGAGGATGACATGGCCTGTCAGAAAATACCAGTCGAAGCGGACTTCTTGTATGCTTACTCTACAGCCCCTG GTTACTATTCCTGGCGAAATTCAAAGGATGGATCCTGGTTCATCCAGTCACTTTGTGCGATGCTGAAACTATACGCTCACAAGCTTGAGTTTATGCACATTCTTACTCGGGTTAACCGAAAGGTCGCAACAGAATTTGAGTCCTTTTCTCTTGACTCTGCTTTTCATGGAAAGAAACAGATTCCATGTATTGTGTCTATGCTCACAAAAGAACTGTATCTTTATCACTGA
- the CASP3 gene encoding caspase-3 isoform X3, with translation MGSTFTSGRPEKTWENNGTQVLEVSMENTENSVDAKSFKNAETKILHGSKSMDSGMSFDNSYKMDYPEMGLCIIINNKNFHKSTGMAPRSGTDVDAANLRETFTNLKYEVRNKNDLTCEEILELMNSVSKEDHSKRSSFVCVLLSHGDEGIIFGTNGPVDLRKVTGFFRGDYCRSLTGKPKLFIIQACRGTELDCGIETDSGIEDDMACQKIPVEADFLYAYSTAPDAL, from the exons ATGGGAAGTACCTTTACTTCTGGAAGGCCAGAGAAGACATGGGAGAACAACGGAACACAAGTA TTAGAAGTATCCATGGAGAACACTGAAAACTCAGTGGAtgcaaaatcctttaaaaatgcagaaac AAAGATCTTACATGGAAGTAAATCAATGGACTCGGGAATGTCCTTCGACAACAGTTATAAAATGGATTATCCAGAAATGGGTTTAtgtataataattaataataagaaCTTTCATAAAAGTACTG GAATGGCACCTCGGTCTGGTACAGATGTAGATGCAGCAAACCTCAGGGAAACATTCACAAACTTGAAATATgaagtcagaaataaaaatgatctcaCATGCGAAGAAATTTTGGAATTAATGAACAGTg TCTCTAAAGAAGATCATAGCAAAAGGAGCAGTTTTGTTTGCGTGCTTCTAAGCCATGGGGATGAAGGAATAATTTTTGGAACAAATGGACCTGTTGACCTGAGAAAAGTAACAGGTTTCTTCCGAGGAGATTACTGTAGAAGTCTGACTGGAAAACCCAAACTTTTCATTATTCAG GCCTGCCGAGGTACAGAACTAGACTGTGGTATTGAGACTGACAGTGGAATTGAGGATGACATGGCCTGTCAGAAAATACCAGTCGAAGCGGACTTCTTGTATGCTTACTCTACAGCCCCTG ATGCCTTGTAG